A region of the Candidatus Desulfatibia profunda genome:
GTCCAAAACGGATATCCGGCTTGTCAAGGCCGAAGCGGCCGACGGCATCGGCGTAAGTCAGACGCGCAAAGGGCAGTTTCAACTCAAACCCCATGATATCTTTGAACAGGTGCTGCATCATTCCTTCGATCACTTCCACGACATCGTCTTCGCCCACAAAGGACATCTCCAGATCAATCTGGGTAAACTCCGGCTGACGATCCGCCCGCAGGTCTTCATCCCGGAAGCAGCGCACAATCTGATAGTAACGGTCAAATCCGGCGATCATCAAAAGCTGCTTAAAGAGCTGGGGGGACTGCGGCAAGGCATAAAACTGTCCCGGATTTACTCGGCTGGGCACCAGGTAGTCCCTGGCACCTTCCGGGGTGCTGGCAGTCAACACCGGTGTTTCAATATCCAGAAACCCAAGGCCGTTCAAATACTGCCTTATTGCCATGGCTGCCTTGTGTCTTAAAATAATATTTTGTTGCAATTGGGGGCGGCGGAGGTCCAAGTGCCTGAACTTCATACATATCATTTCCGACACGTCAATTTTGTCCTCAATTAAAAACGGAGGGGTTTGGGCGGTGTTTAATATTTTTAGCTCAACCGCAATAACTTCTATGGCACCGGTAGCCAGGTTGGGATTGGTCATCCCCTCGGGCCTTTTTTCCACCCTGCCGCGCACACCCAAAACGTATTCATTGCGGATCACTTGGGCTTTTTCATGGACCATTGCATTTACCGCGGGATTAAAGACAACCTGGGTTAGGCCGTTTTTGTCCCGCAAATCGACAAATATGACCCCGCCGTGATCTCTGCGGCGCTGCACCCATCCCATCAGCACCACCTCCCGGCCGACATCATCTGGGCCCAGCTCGCAGCAAGTGTGGGTTTTTCTCATATCTCCAAGTTTATCTGCCAAGGGCTTAATTCCTTTCATCCTAATCCGGGCAGGTCCCGTAAACGGGGCAGGCCGTGACTAAAAAATATTTGCCACGAAGTCACCAAGACACAAAAAAATATTTTTTCTTCGTGCCTTGGTGCCTTTGTGGCAGAATAAAAACAGTTTTTTATAAAATCCAAAAAATTATTTTGCTAATTCCTTTTTTACATTGTCCACCAGGTTCTCAATCGCTATGGTTACCTGCGTTTTGGTCGCCATGTTCCGCAGGATAACCGCTCCTTGCTCAAGCTCCG
Encoded here:
- the aspS gene encoding aspartate--tRNA ligase — encoded protein: MADKLGDMRKTHTCCELGPDDVGREVVLMGWVQRRRDHGGVIFVDLRDKNGLTQVVFNPAVNAMVHEKAQVIRNEYVLGVRGRVEKRPEGMTNPNLATGAIEVIAVELKILNTAQTPPFLIEDKIDVSEMICMKFRHLDLRRPQLQQNIILRHKAAMAIRQYLNGLGFLDIETPVLTASTPEGARDYLVPSRVNPGQFYALPQSPQLFKQLLMIAGFDRYYQIVRCFRDEDLRADRQPEFTQIDLEMSFVGEDDVVEVIEGMMQHLFKDIMGFELKLPFARLTYADAVGRFGLDKPDIRFGLELKDVSDIVENSEFKLFSGAVKKGGIVKALNAKGCIDFSRKEIDDFTDFVAIYRAKGLAWIKIREDAWQSPIEKFFTNSEKEALVRRLDIEPGDLIFFVADQPKVVNEALGNLRNLLGKQLNLINGDEFAFVWITHFPLLEYDENEKRYQALHHPFTAPLEEDYAMLKDDPLSVRSRAYDLVLNGYEIGGGSIRIHDTDIQRKVFEALGMDRATYEAKFGFLLSALESGAPPHGGIALGFDRLVMLLCRQPSIRDVIAFPKTQKATCLLTNAPAEVGQAQLDELSLRIRIS